DNA sequence from the Bacteroidia bacterium genome:
TCCGGAATTTGATTTCAGAGAAACTACAGAATGAGCAAACTGAATCAAAGAACGCCCGTAATTATCTTTTAACAACGGAATTAAATCATCTAATTGGGTTCTGTTTATGCCTAATCGGGTTAATTTTTCGGCAAACCATTGCCCGTCTTGAATACCGGCGGATTCTAAATAAACCGTTAAGGCTTTATTATTTTGGCGGGTTTCTTTATTAGAAAGTTCAGTTGGGTTATTTAGGCTATTGTGCCAAATGGTTTCTAATTGAGAACCAATATGTTTGGGAAATAATTCGGTGATAACTTTTATTTGGGCTGTTATTTCGGTAACGGCTGTTTCTATATTGCTTGCTCCTGTTTTTAAAGTGCTTAAAGTGCCATTAACATCGTGGGCAAATCCGGAGAGCAGTTTAAAAAGGTCTTCTTGCTTGCGGCAATCTCCCGTATTTAAGGCAGCAATAACTGCATTTAGCCCATCATCAAGATTATCAGCGTTTTTTATAAGTGAAATTTCCGGAATGTTTATTTTTCTTAACTCCAGTAGAGCTTGGTGGTTTTGTAGTTTTATTTCTGATTTATATTCAGCGAATTGCTGCTCAAAAAGATGATATTCTTGGTAGCTTTTCAGGGCTTGAAAGTAATCTTCTTTTTGGGTATAAACTTCCGACCAAAGCGGCTGAATAGCTATTTTAGCTTCAAGGTTAGGATATTTTTCAATTAGGTGTTCAATAATATTCTGAGCCGAAACAAGGTATGAGGCAGCAGCATCTGAATTTTTCTTTTTTAGGTTAATAAGACTTAATAAATGCAGGCACTTTATGCTCAAAAAGCTATCTGAAAGTTGCTCTATAATTAACCACGCATTTTCAAAATATTCTTGGGCTTCATCTAAATTGTTGTTTAATAGATGGTTATTTCCAATGTATAAAAATAATTTTGCTGCAAAATATTTGTTAGAAGTGTGGTTAGCGGTTTCTAACGCAGCTAAAAAGTAAGTGTGAGCCTCTTGAAACTGGCCGGAGCTGCTTAGCACAACGCCAAGTTCGGCTAAGGCGTTAAGCCGCTCACTCACAAAACCTAATTGGTCATATAATTCAATAGATTTTCCTAAAAATTGAGAACTTTCTAAATAATTTTTTTTAATCTTATGAATGATTCCCAAATAAAAATATGCTATTGCTAAGTTTGGGTGCTCTTTTTTTTCGGAAAAGAACAAAACACATTCTTGCAATAAGTTAATGGCACGTTCTGTTTCGCCAATAGCGACATAGATTTTGGCTATATTCAGTAAGGTTTTGTGGGGTGTGAGGTTTTTGGGGCTTTTTATGCCTTTCCAGACTGAAATAGCCCAGCTAAGGTAATCTGCCGCTTTGGCAATATCCCCAATGAAGTAGTAAAATTCACTGATTTCCTGAAAACATTCTGATAAATGCTCCCAGTCGCTTTCTTGGTTATAGCTGCTGATAACATCTGTAAGAAGCTCAAGTGCTTGGCCATAAAGATGCTGGTGTGTATAAACAAAAGCAAGCGTTCTGGCACAAAGCCGGTGTAAATGAATATCATCAAACTGGCTGGCAATAACTTCCGCACCGCGCACAAGTTCCGTAGCAATTTTTTCATCAATATAAACTGCTGTTTGGGCAAGGTCTAAGAGTGCAACTACCTTCTCGGGAGAATCCGGTAGCTGAATAACTGATTGTGAGTATTCTGAAAGGTTTTTCATATAGGGCGAGAAGGAGGTTGCTGTTTTTTAAAAAAATCTGGAACTACAAAATAGCGTTGTATAACAAACTTTTGAACCGATCTTACTTCATTAGAATTGCTAACTACTCCTAAAAAACTATTCACTTCTTGCTCTTGTTCATACAATTTTAACTGTGTATTTTTGTTATTCGTTGTTTGAATATCAATTAGATAGTTTGGTTTTATGGTTTTTAAACTATCTAAACAGTTTGGGCAAAAGCTATTCATAAATCGTTCCCCAAAGGTAGGTGTAAATCTATCTAAATAGGCTATAACGGCAGTTGAATCAGTAGGTTGTCCATTGATAATCCAGCCATTGGGAGCTTTTACTAAGTTAAAAGAAGAATCTGCGCTGGGAGATTTAATAGATACTTGCGTAATTGTTTCTGGGCTGATGTCAAACAGGAGGTTTTCGCGCCAAGCGTCTATTTCGGTAGGGAAGCGGCTGGTTAAATATCCGTGAAATCCGGGTATTTCCAGCACAAAAGGTTGGTCAGCTCCTTCTTTCAACATGATAGTTCCGCTGCCGTCTGCCGCAGTTCCCCCAATATAGTAGCGATAGGTTTCGTTATTGGTTGTTATTTTTAGATGAATGTGGCTACGTTTAATTGTTTCAAAAACAGTTTGGTGCGCATTTGGGTGAACGGGTTCGCGTACTTCTAAACGAAAAAGAGTTGTTAGAAGTGTTTGTATCATAGATGTTTGGGCTTTGTATTGGTTATTAACCGTCCACTGCCCTTTGCCCGTTCTTTTTAAAATAATTCTTCCCCGTTCTTTGTCGTTTTGGAGCTTTACTAACTCTACTTCAGAGATAGCGGAAGTATCGCTGATGGCAAATTGGCTCTCAGAGCTATCCAGAGAAGTTGTCTTTTTGTCTTTAACCCAAAGCCAATAAGTTGCAATAAATACAATGAAAATTACAGATAAAATAAGAGTTGTTCGTTGCTGTGTCATGCAAAACAATTGCCTTGCGAAAATACGATTATTTCTTGCCGGTATTTTTTATCGCACTAAAAAGTCCTAAAATGGCTTATTAATTGGTATGAAAAAGCGGTTAGGGTTCAGAAAGCATGAAAGTTATAGTTTTATTGATGAAACATGATTACAATTCTTTCCTGCTAATTCTTATTAGCATACATTCTAAAGCATAACCTCCAAAAATTGCTAAAAAAATATTTCTTTGGGTTGGTAATTGTTTTAATTGGTAAAAAGGTATTACCTTTGCGGCTTGTAACGAGGCGAGATAGCTCAGCTGGTCAGAGCGTACGATTCATAATCGTAAGGTCGAGGGTTCAAGCCCCTCTCTCGCTACATTAGTTTATGGTTCATTGGGGGAAGGGCATTTAGCTGCCTCTGTTTCAGAATGTAAATTTTTCCCTGACCAGATAATATCACAAATCTTTTGGTGGGTTGATGTAGTTGCGTTTGGGATGTTCATCAGAAATCCGGTGGCTTGATAGGTTCCGCTCCCGGGTTTAGCCTTTGAGATTCTGATACGTGGCCGAGAATATGCCGTTGTTTTCATATCCGGCGCAGCTTGTATAAAGTTTAGCTCAAAGCGAAGTAACGATATTTTATTTTCAGTATAAACCGGTGCAAACCACTGCCGGCAGCCAAGCATCCAATGATCTCTATCTAAAATTAGATGTAATTGATTAATTCCGAATACGTTCCAATTTCCTTCGATCTTTTTTTCTTGAACTTTTGGTTTATTAGACACCGTTTCGGTTGTCCAAGCTAAGTTTTCCTTTAAGGTAATGTTTTCATGTGTAATATCATCTCCTACCAAAATGAGCACCTCTACAATGCAGGTATAATCTACGTTATTGGAGAATTTTTCGCAATCTAAGGTACCGCAGTTTGCCAAAAAATTAACTTCTAAAGAATAAGTAACTTGTTTTTGGTGGTAGTTCATACCCAGTGAGTTCACTTTAATTTCCAATTCTTGTACTTTATCTGCCTGTTTATTGGAATACAGATCAAATCCGTTTAGCAAGACCAGCACTTGTGTGCCTTCTGCTAAATCTTCATTGACAGGGATTGTCCATGACTGAGAGAAATATAGGCGATTTTTTTCTTTTGTAAACAGCAAGAGTTTATGCTGTTGATAATAAGCGCCTATATTTTTTTCAGGTTGAACTTTAGTATAGAAAGTGGCTACGTGGCAGCTATCTTTGCCGGTTCCTGTAGCGGCGGCCTGCCATAAAGAATCTTGGGTTAAAACGCTCCCTATCCGGTTCATGCGGTGGTTGTACGTCCAATCAACAGCAAAGCCATTCCAGACAAAAAACGGATTTTGGGCTAATAGGGATAATTTTCCCCACAAAATAAAAATTCCGAATATTATTTTCCGGGATGTGCAATAACGATGCAGTTGGGTAACCATTGGCGAATTTTAGCTATTTCTTGGGGGGTAAAACCGTTCGTATCCAAATACAAGCGTTTGAGGAAACGTAACTGTTTCATAGATTCCGGTAATGTAGTTAGATAATTCACATTCAAAAAGAGAACTTCTAAATGTTGTAGGCGGCCTATTTCTGTTGGTAAACTCTCTATTTTATTATCATCTAAATCAAGTTGTTGTAGATTTATTAGGCTTCCAATAGAAGTTGGCAAGGTTTTTATTTTATTGGAAGATAAATCTAACGCTCTTAACTTGGTTAAACTACCAATGCTATTGGGAACATCACTTATGTTACAATCCTCTAAGTCTAATTTGGTTAAACTGAGTAACTTAGACAGCTTAACCAATTCAGTGTTAAAATCTGCAAATTTATTTCCATTTAAAACCAACTCTTTGATGCTGTTTAAATATTCCAGATTAGTTGGGAGTTGAGTGAGGGCACATTTGTAGAGGTTTAAGGTTTCTATTCTGGTGATTTTCTGTATAATTTGAAGGTCATGTAGAGAGAGCTGGAGAGGGTTATCCCCTAAATTTAGCTCCCGTAGTTTTGAAAATGTAGAAATTTGATCCGGAATATTTTTAAGATTTAAGTGTGCCAGTTCAAGGGTTTCTAAATTTGGAGACTTAATTTTTTCAAGGTCTTGGGCAATATTTCGTAAGGGAATATAGCTCAAAACAAGCGTTTTCAAATTTATCAGACGGGAAAAACTGCTTGGCAGTTCATTAAATTTATTATTGAAAAGTCTTAATACATTTAAACTTGTCAGTTGAGTAATTCCTTCCGGAAAAGTCTCAATATAATTATTATCTAAATCTAATTCTTTGATATTTTGTAACTTACTTATAGA
Encoded proteins:
- a CDS encoding tetratricopeptide repeat protein, which produces MKNLSEYSQSVIQLPDSPEKVVALLDLAQTAVYIDEKIATELVRGAEVIASQFDDIHLHRLCARTLAFVYTHQHLYGQALELLTDVISSYNQESDWEHLSECFQEISEFYYFIGDIAKAADYLSWAISVWKGIKSPKNLTPHKTLLNIAKIYVAIGETERAINLLQECVLFFSEKKEHPNLAIAYFYLGIIHKIKKNYLESSQFLGKSIELYDQLGFVSERLNALAELGVVLSSSGQFQEAHTYFLAALETANHTSNKYFAAKLFLYIGNNHLLNNNLDEAQEYFENAWLIIEQLSDSFLSIKCLHLLSLINLKKKNSDAAASYLVSAQNIIEHLIEKYPNLEAKIAIQPLWSEVYTQKEDYFQALKSYQEYHLFEQQFAEYKSEIKLQNHQALLELRKINIPEISLIKNADNLDDGLNAVIAALNTGDCRKQEDLFKLLSGFAHDVNGTLSTLKTGASNIETAVTEITAQIKVITELFPKHIGSQLETIWHNSLNNPTELSNKETRQNNKALTVYLESAGIQDGQWFAEKLTRLGINRTQLDDLIPLLKDNYGRSLIQFAHSVVSLKSNSGFIKSSLLKTEKTTHSISALVKQLRVNSFQKEINIADSIEFSLSLLVNRLTPSTKIIKNIHEAKTETLRCSPDSLNQVWFQLLQNAIAAIGTAGEVTITATRTVGHWQISFANNGQEIPPDIRSRIFEPFFTTKNKSENTGLGLYLVRRIVEEDLKGAIFVHSSPILTTFTVHLPASS
- a CDS encoding DUF4340 domain-containing protein, whose translation is MTQQRTTLILSVIFIVFIATYWLWVKDKKTTSLDSSESQFAISDTSAISEVELVKLQNDKERGRIILKRTGKGQWTVNNQYKAQTSMIQTLLTTLFRLEVREPVHPNAHQTVFETIKRSHIHLKITTNNETYRYYIGGTAADGSGTIMLKEGADQPFVLEIPGFHGYLTSRFPTEIDAWRENLLFDISPETITQVSIKSPSADSSFNLVKAPNGWIINGQPTDSTAVIAYLDRFTPTFGERFMNSFCPNCLDSLKTIKPNYLIDIQTTNNKNTQLKLYEQEQEVNSFLGVVSNSNEVRSVQKFVIQRYFVVPDFFKKQQPPSRPI
- a CDS encoding leucine-rich repeat domain-containing protein, translated to MRNIVAIWLLLTVSACMPEIPKGDPSETDTTNIVKVNPLDTNTLPPVITPVLDTIKPREVVKEYTSLVEALKEPEKVQRLNLTNYGPKNNALTRFPEEIVQFTNLKILFLTNNQISEIPATINQLTNLEYLDVSYNRLRTLPDEVSQLIHLQTLSLHHNPQLAELPPNIGKLTNLEKLEASYCNIFDIPQSISKLQNIKELDLDNNYIETFPEGITQLTSLNVLRLFNNKFNELPSSFSRLINLKTLVLSYIPLRNIAQDLEKIKSPNLETLELAHLNLKNIPDQISTFSKLRELNLGDNPLQLSLHDLQIIQKITRIETLNLYKCALTQLPTNLEYLNSIKELVLNGNKFADFNTELVKLSKLLSLTKLDLEDCNISDVPNSIGSLTKLRALDLSSNKIKTLPTSIGSLINLQQLDLDDNKIESLPTEIGRLQHLEVLFLNVNYLTTLPESMKQLRFLKRLYLDTNGFTPQEIAKIRQWLPNCIVIAHPGK